Part of the Camelus dromedarius isolate mCamDro1 chromosome 11, mCamDro1.pat, whole genome shotgun sequence genome is shown below.
AGACATAAACAGCTCCAGCTGACGAGTCTTCACTTACCAGGAGATAGAATGGGTAACAGTCTGTGCTCTCTACTAGTGAACTAACTAGAGATGGATTTGCACAAAGTGCTCTATGTTTTTCTCACCTACTTGTTACTTGGAGAGAAGTCAGGGGTGGAAAAAGATAAGGAATGGTCCAGGAGAGCTCACTTGAGGCTGTCTTTTAACCAAGCACACCAGAACCCACAAAGAACATTCCAATGATGATGGCAccgtctcacacacacacacacacacacacacacacacacacaaattaatgCCTCTTTGGGAAATACTCCCAGTGACACTTAACAAGATGTTTCCAAAAATGGAATCTTATTATTTTGGATTCATGTCTCATGctaaacacatttttatctttcattttattttccaagctTGGCTTCTTTTCaaagccaaggggaaaaaaatgcacctAAAAGAACAAATGTCTGTTCCACTAAGCACCGTAAACATAATGTGCTGTGATTATGGGGTAATTCCCAGACCATAAACATTAGGAAAAATGATAGCATTCTTAGACTAGTGTacagttttgtaagaaacagtCATCAATAAATGAGAACATATAGTTGTAtatatagaaaaaagaagagaaaaatgtcttcGTATGATCATCATCACTATTAAGGAAAGATGCTTTGAAAAGTATGAAGTTCCCCAGAAATGCATGAGATCATTTTTAGCTCTAATTTATCCTGCAGCACTTGATATGCTGCAGAACTAACTCCCTTTTTCCTCGGGGCAGCTCCTATAACGTTCTGCACAAGATCGCTCATATATGAAGGCGTCTACAGGCAGATATGACTGACTTCTCACCGATAATTCAGTCATTGCTAGACGCTTCTACCAGTGACGGTTGACTCAGCTCAGAGGACCCTCTTTGCAGAGTCTCCGGGATGGGATGGACCGTGTCTGCCAATAGCATTGTGTCCATTGTCCTGAGCTCAGTTCACTCGTTTGTGCAATTCCCTTCAAGGTACATGACTCCAGCTTCCGGCTCAGCCCTGGAGCAAGTGCTGTCCGTGCAGTACAGTGTGGTGACCCCGCTGCTAAACCCCCTCATCTACAGTCTGAAGAACCAGGAGGTGAAGGCAGCTCTGAGGAGAATGCTGGCCAGGAAGCCCAGGCTCACCTTCTAAGCCAGGCTCCACTGCCTCCTCATAACTGGAGGAAAAGTTGtgggaagaggagacagaaacaGCTATCATCGCTAAGCTATCTCAGcgttcatttttttccaaaacagaagCCTTAGTTCCTCTGACACCAGTGCCCTCCTCCAGTCAAGCAAGATGGGAGAACCTCCACAGAACTGAAGGCACCATCCATGGGGGCCCAGTTACCACACaagaaaatcctcaaaaaatcaaTATGGAAGAGCTTCAAAAAACTGAAAGTTGAAacatcacatgatccagcaattccacttctggaattgaaaaggaaatgagaatgcTGACTCAAAAAGTTATCTGCTATGGAGGACAAACTAGtcgttaccagtggggagagggaagggagaggtccaaactattaggtataaaataagctacaaggatatattgtacaacacagggaatatagccaatattttataatagctataaaaggagtataacctttaaaaattgtgcatcattgtattgtacacctgtaacttaaataatattttaccacaactatacttcaatagggaaaagatatttgtatcccagtgttcataacagcaatatttacaatagccaagatgtgaagagaacctaaatgttcatcaatggatgaGTAGATAAAGAAGGTATGCTGTGTAtatatccaatggaatattattcagccatataaaataaggaaattctgccatttgtgacaacatggctggaccctgaaggcattatgccaagtgaaataaatcagacaaagaaagacaaatactggatgCTCTCAGTTATATGCAGaccctaaaaacaaacaagctcatagaaaaaaagatcagacaTATAGTTACCAGAGGCAAacagtgggaggaggggggttTGGAGAAAGGTGGtcaaaggtacaaatttccagtgtaagataagtaagtcctagggatgtaatgtacaacaccggtgactatagttaacactgctgtgtgcTATATGGGAAAGTTGTTAACAGAGTAAATCTCAAGGGTTCTTAtcacaaggagaaaatttttttccttttttcttctctttatgttgtatgtatatgagatgatgaatatTAGCTGAACCTACTGCAATACTCccttcacaatatatgtaaatcaaaccatcatgctctACGGCTTCAAtgtatacagtaatgtgtgtctgtctctcaataaaactgaggaaaagaagaaaagtaatgaCTAATCCTCACAGCTTCACTGGCCATTTCTACAGCTATTGatgtttcctctctttttctgtcctttctacccctccccttctgcctctccctctctcttttacTTTTGTCTGTGCACAAAGTGTAAATCAACCCATCTGACCACTAGCAAATATCCCCCTGCATTCTGGAGAGTCCCATCTTCGTACTAAGACTCAACTCCTCCTTTGTTCTCATCCCCAAAAAATTCCCTGGCAAGATCTATAGCTCCagtaacagagaaagaaatgaaatgaagtaaGTGTGTCACCTCCTTTCTTTGTTCGTAACAAGAAACACCTAAAGTAGAACATAGCAAATAGTAAATCTTTAATAACTATTTCTTGACCAATTAAGgagtaaatgaaggaatgaatgatgGATCTGTCTGAAGAGTCCTTTCTCTTGCATGAACTTAGGATACAGGAGGGAGTATCCTCTCTAAAGTGCAAATCTTGAGAGCAAATCCCCTGTCTGGCAGCATCTGTATCTCCTATGTCTAGCATGGTTCTGTCACTTAATAGGCTCTCCATCAGtgtgaaaaaatgaacaaatgatagAGAAGAGGGAGtaaaaaaaggaacatttattGTATCCAGTAAAATTCCTGCCTGCACAACAATATGGATGTCAGAGGAAAGTAGCGTGGAGGAGAGAtcgggagagaaagagagaaaaagggtcCACATTTTGGGAGACCGCCTTGGGTCCTCCTCACAGAGCTTGGTCAAATGCACGCACTCTGAAGGCCCCTGCCCTGAGCCTCCTCACCACCCGCCCTAGCCTGGGACACTTAGACCCCTGCCTGGCTCCAGACTTGTTCCACGCctagaggaaggggagggagctggagaaagCAGAACAAATACTCAGCTGccatccccacctccctttcAGCTCCCAAGAGAGTTCTCAGGAAGAGAACAGTAGTTTCCTGTCCTGTTTCTACCCAAAGGCCAGGCGGTCTGCCTCAGTCGAGATTACTTCTGTGCCAACTCCCTGGCTTCTATCTCTTCTTGATCCTTTGACCTTCAGGCTAAGATCCTCTTTGCAATTGTTAGTTTCCTTCAGCAAAGCCCTCTAAAAATTATGGCCTCATATATGGTACACCCACGTGTGAAATTTCCAAGATCAGGATATTTCTCTGTAGAGTGAAGTCCAGAGCTATGGAGCTGAGCAAAAATGGTCCCAGCTTTAGTTGCATTTCTGCTCTGGCCACTTGGTGGCGCTGGTCTCATGTTTTCCAAGGCATATGCCTTCCTGAGTGTATTACTGAGGCAGAGTAATAAGTAGACGTGTGAGATCAGTGGGAGGAATGGCCATCCAACCCTgccctcccacacacacccctaccccGGGCTTACTCCTAAAACCCTGGAGACTTTAGGAAAAGGCTTTGTCCCATGATCAGGAAGGGAATAGCATGCAATACCCTGGGAGATGTGTCACGTGTTTAAATTCCCACTAAAATCATATGATGATTACCAAGTTATTTCCTGagaatttgttttcattaagTATTGGAGAGGCCATGCCTCCCTTGCCTGGCCCTGTAAGACCCAAACGAGGCCTCAGGGGCTTCATTTGGGAGCTGCTGGTCTCTGAGCGGAGAGAAATATGGTCTGACTGCCTAAAGCCCCAGCGGGTATAGGGAATTGGAAGATAACTCCGCTAATTCAGAAGTGGGATCATTTAAATTGGAATCTTCGAATGCTGGATTGTCAAAACAGGAAGAGAGCTCAGAAAAACAACCTAGACCAAAACCCtcatttaaagatgagaaaattgagccACAGAGGAAGGAGATGACTTGCCCAGGTTTGGACCATCACTGAGAAGCCGAAACAGACTTCAGGACTCAAATCTCCTGTTTCTCCTTCTATCACATTTCTCTTAATcaaattagaataaataaagtTCTGCAAACACCCTCCTTGCAGACCAGCGAAGCAGCAAGGAAGAGTAATGGAGTGCAGGGTCCAAACCAAAGGGCCCCAGGTGTCCAGATTCTTCACTTGCTGAGCTCGCTGTAAGGGTCCTCTGTTCTTACCACTTGTTTTTAGAAAGCGTTCCTCTCATAGCTCCCATTTCCTGATCTCAGGGGTAAGGAAACCCCTCCACCCACTCAAGTCACACATTTCAGATCCTTGGAGCCCCTGCCCTTGCTGTCCTTTTCCCACCTCACATCTCCATCTGTCAAAATCCCACCAGTACTTTAAAACAAGCTGAAATGTTACTCCTGTCACACATCTTTCTTTGATCCCCTTTTTTCCCACAGCCCCTCATCAAATATAAATTATCTTTCCTCTTATGAACACTCAGGGCACATTTCTAACCTCTCTCATGATGCTTATGACACTATTTcttgtattataattatatattaatgtttATCTTATCTTTCCCACCAGTCCTTCAGGGAAGAGACACTTTACTTTTAGCCAATTTTGGATCTCATCCATAGTTCCTTGAATAAGTCAGGTGGTTTGTTGAATTGATACAGAAAGCAACCTCCATCCTAATGTTATAAGTTCAACCTATTTCGTCTTTAGTAGAAATGGAAAGTGGCTATGACCCATGGCTTCAGTGTCCACCCACTCATTCTATTTCCCCTAAATCCCCCCAGGAAGGAAATTCAGCCAGCCACTCAAAATCAGGCCCTTTATTCAGGACAGATGTGGAATCCATTGTTGTAGCAAAAACACTATCAGGGGTGCTGAGCAGAAGTCCAGTACACCAGTCACACATCCCTGGAGAATAGTCCTCATGTCCAGTGGTGTCACTACAGGGCCCAGGTCTCAGAGACAAACTAGCTTCAAGGGGTTAGAAAGAAGCAAAATGTGGTAGCCTTAGGGAAGAGGCGCTCTAGGAGGACAGAGAGGGCGGAAGCAGCAAAGACAGCAGGCATTCACCACTTCTCACATTGCCACTGCTCCAGCTTCTCAGAACAGAGTGGTTTATGGGCCAACCTGATCGTGAAAAAAGAGACAACACAAGTTGACTAACTGGATTGTAGCTCGAAATTCCATATACCTTTATTCCCAAGACGGCTGAGGTGGAAGAGTGAGTGAAAATTACAGAAAGATTGTCCTAGCCAGGTGGCACAGGACACTGAGCCACCTAATGGAGTAAGTCCATTTTTTAAACTCCAGGAAAATTGTAGGGCAGTGGTACAAAAGACTTGCTGTAGGGTCTAGGACTAAACAAGTAGAATTAGACGTCTGAGTCCAGGTAGAGGGAAGCCTGGACCTCAGTCCCCTATTAGGGAACCCTTGTTAGGACACTTGCTAAACAGGAGTGGAGTGAATGAGGCTTGAACATTGAAAACCTGAGTCTgtttattgagttttgttttgaaGACTACATTCTAGATTAAATGACCAGGAAATAGAGATGGGTGGAATGGTGCTGGAACTAAAGGGGTgagaagaaggaggggaaggaaaaagtagaaaatagaaCTGGGACTCACCAGTAGTCAATTCCTTCCTTATCCAGGATCTTCTTGGCACACATTTTGTCGTCAGTGAGGTCATCATCCAGGAACTCTGGCAGGGGttacagggaaaggaaagagagagctaAGTATTACCTAGAAAGGTAATGAGTTTCCCTCTTCTCTGGATCTAGTAGGTCTGGTCCTCTCTGAACTGGAAGCTTATGCCTGTTGCCTTTCTATACGAGAAAGCTAATACGGTAATGCCTGCCCCTTGGTAGGGGCTCCCTTCGCTTCTCTGGGGCCTCTCCAAAGGAATTATCAGTCTTATCAACTGACTTACTCTAAAAAGGTAAGGTCTCAGTTTTCAAGATTCCCAAACAACTCAGATCATCTATTCGTGAACTTCAAGGGACTGTCTGGGGATTTAGTGATAGGAAAAACTCTAACAGCCTCTTAGTCAGTATGGTCAATTCAAATCCCACAGTCACTGTGGAGTTCAAGGCAGTGAAGCCAGAAGTGTGCCTGACACCAAAAAGATTATCCCAGGAGTAGGCTCCAGCGGGGGGGAAACCCACAAGAACAGGGTGGAAGAGGTTACTCACTGTCACAGGAGATGTCGCAGATGTTCCTTGACTGAAGGTTCTCATTGTCTCTGCACCAAATTTTATTGTTGATCTGGAAGAGTCCATATTCTCTGTTGCCATTGTTAGAAACTACAGTTTCTGTGTCATAACCGCTCATGTGAAATATGATACAGATCCCTGAAGGAAAGATTAAAAGGAGGTATCACAAGGGTGTCCGTGCACAGCATAAAAGAGGAGCTGCATCCCCAGACAGAAAAAGGCTCCCCAGCCCATCTCCAAATATGGCAAACCACAGAACATCTTGATGAGACAGAGTTCCAAAAGGGATCAGACAATGGGAGAGAGGAAAGACAGGTGAACAAATGTAATAAAAGAGTAAACAGATAAGCAGAGAAGATAAGAGGATTATTAGGTAATTGAATTAAAAGTAGAGAagcaaagaggaggaaaagagggtggaagagagaagaggatgaaATATGGAGCAAAGCAAGATACCAGCAAACTTACATTCAGCCAGAGTGATGCCTCCGTGGCCATTCATGTCTTTCAGCTCGTCGGACAGCTTACATTTTGTAAATTGTTTGGCCTGGATGGTAGGGAACAGGATGCCCACCAGGAGCAGAGAGACCAAGGACATCATTTTGGCTGCCCCCAAGATCCTGAAATGGAGACACCACACAGCTTCACCTCCTTTTATTCATGGAGAAATGCCCTGGCATCAAGCCCGACAACTAGGAAGAGGATGAAGAGAGACTGGTCAAGCCAACAAAGAAACACTGAGCCTGCCAGCTTCCTTCCATAACTTCACCccatttttcctttccctcctagAATCTCTAGTCCATACCGGGTATATTTCCCTGTTCAGAGAGCGTTACAAGCATGATCCTGTTTCCCATTTGGCTTTGTCTATATCTTTGCTTCTTGTAGGGTTGGTTCTAGGAAGCAGGATGTCCCCAGCCTACTTCAGGAACAAAGGAAGCCTCAGGGGTAATATAAGTGAAGCaatcagaaaatacaaaaagggTTCATGGCCAACTCCCCCTTCTCCTGAGAGACAAACAGAATATGGGAAAGGAGTGTATGTCATCACATGTCGCAGTCCCAGGATCAGAGCTGGCACTTGCCCAGTCAACCAGGCATGAATCAAAGCCCAGGAAGAGTCACTGGACATTTTGGTTCAGATATAGGGCAGAGGGCTCAGGAATAGGAATAGAATATGGCCACACAGACTATAAAAATCAGACATAACTTGGATCCAAAGACTTTCTACTTCACCAGAACAGAGAACTGGAAAAGTGTGCATGACAGGATCTATGAGCTATTATCAGGCTTCCCACCCGCAACCACCACTACCACTAACTAGCCAGTTACTACACTGTAAATCTAAAAACTAATAACTTGTAAAagattttttcataaataaactTGTGGATAGCCTCAGAATTGGCCACAGAAGGTTCAAAAGAGAGTGACCCAAGCCAGTGGGAAGATCGGGCTTTAAGCACTTCAAGATTGGAGTAGTTTATCTCTAGAGCCTATAAGACAAGATTCCGGATCTGAGCTTTAAGATCAGTATCCTTGAGCAGTAGAGTTGAGATACTAGTGCTGAATGAGTCCTTCCACTTGGTAGCATCAAGCTTCGTGTTATGGTGCCAATAGCTGGTAGCTTCCTTCATGCCAGGGCTCATTCTCTCTGGCCCCAAACTTTAAACCTGATTTCTTATATTGCATTGGGTGTCCATCCCAACCAAAATGTCACCAGGAAAAGAGAATTGCTAACCTCAAGGGTGTttaaaggaaagggaaataagaattactcCGGTTCCTAGTCAccccaaaaaaagatttttgacaaGAGACAAAAAGcgtgatataaacaagatttttattGGTGAAGtaaaaaaagaacagtgaaaGATAGGACACTCCTGAGAATTGGGagcaggccaatccaagagaggataAATGGcactgttcctttgtttttcctgtttttatatcctggtttcgtgattgattgattgattgattgacagctcaggttccctgtgctctggttaattgacagctcaggttccttgtgttctgggttgttcctttccccttcctctccccctgcccagagcTCACCTCTATGTAACTGCCTAACAAAAGGATTTAAGACTTCCAAACTGAAGGTATTCCAAACTGTTATAGCATACCACCCTTCAGAATCAGGGCAAACTCCTCTCAGTTTTACCCCATGTCCTATACCATGGATTACCAGTATATGCAGGTGTGGAGGATCATGGTGTGCCAAGAGAGATGAGCAGAGAGTCCTGATAACAAACAGATCCATATCCAGAAACAGCAAAAGTGCTGCCACTGCATTTCTGCTTCCTTCCACCCAGAGGCATTGGAGGAGCATGTGAAGGACAGGAAAAGGAATTCTATCACACCAAGCAAGTATGGTTGAAAATATGGCTGGGAGTGAGAAGATGACCTTGAACCCTGTGGGAGGGGGACAGATAAGAAAGCAAGTCCTGAGGATTAGTCTTTCCAACAGTGGAGTCTGGTATAAAATGTCTCCTGCCCCGGGCTGTTGACTAAGTACCTGTGATAGAATAAAATGGTGGGCCGGGACAGCGGGAATCACAGGGGCTTTCTTGTGCTTCCAGCCCAGTCAAGACTAATGGCAGCAGTCTGTTTGCCTATCATGTAGTTGTGTCCTTCCCTGAAGCAGTATCGAGGTCAGGAGTCACAGCTAagtgcaaaaagaaaataatgtgccTCAGGCAAGAGGAACCCATTatttcctagaaatatttatcaaatagcATATCTGGGGGCATCTAGTACAGAAGATAGATGTCTAATGGGAACAATTACGACATTTGGAGAAAGATGTCCATTCTTGGAGGTGGACCAAAGAAGAACAACAATGATCTCAGCACTGAAAGAGGAAGTGTATGGAAAGACGGGACGAAGGAAAACGCCTGCCAAAAGCTCCCTTTCCAGAGAGGTAGGGGACTCTGCATGTGGGTCAGGATCTGAACTGAGGAAGTGAAGAGGCACTTACAACACACTGGATTTTTCAGAAATACACTACGAAGCTATGCTCATTCCCTCCAATGCTgtctgtggtaaaaaaaaaaaaaaaaaaagaaaagaaaagaaaatcaggatTTATCAAATCAGCTTTTTCAAACCAGTCCTCTCTGGCGGATTTCTAGAGGTTAAGGAATTAGAACCATCTGCCTCAAAGCACATTTGGCAGTAGTCATCCGAAACTGTAGATGAGTGGTGATTTACAGAGAGAGCCCGGGACTACCGTTTGGAAGGAACACCCCAAGAATCACAATAATACTGCTctttaggggagggtatagctctgtggtagagcgcACGCCTAGCAttcatggggtcctgggttcaatccccagtatctccattaaaaaaaaaaaaaaagtatacaaacccaattacctccctgGCAAATaaactaaacaataaaaataaaatataaaaaaataataatattgatcGTTACTTTTTTTATCGTTACTTTTTACAGTTAATATTCTCACCTTGTTCTGCTTCCTCCCATAATCCAGGTAAATTATCACTAAGTGGACAACAAAGCTAGATCTTGGACTTGTAACCTAAATTCAGACCAATTCTTAAATGAATTAGAgttatttaaagcaaataaaacttAGGGAGGAAGTGCTTTTTATCGGTGCTttgctttcctttgcttttttttttttccccttggttgCTTTTGCAAAATCACCTAGCACCACGAATTTGCATTCCATATCTACACCAAAGGCCTGCTCACAATTTGTATGGGACTATTTTGAATTGTCATATTTGCATTACTATTTTTATAACTGCTTTCATGCTTAAATGAactattgattgatttttgtgaaCTGACAGTAGTATCAACAAAATGTGCAAATATACAAATGTAAATCATAAcacaatttgaaaatatactaatgaaaacaaattatacCTTTTAAACTGAATATTAGCTAAAACATTGATATGCATGTAATTATTAAGAATGTAAAGAAATTTCCATGCAAATcataatagatttttatttttaacttatgaaatgtttgttttaaaatgaacacattatataacacttattttatataattttacgTCAGCA
Proteins encoded:
- the LALBA gene encoding alpha-lactalbumin, which gives rise to MMSLVSLLLVGILFPTIQAKQFTKCKLSDELKDMNGHGGITLAEWICIIFHMSGYDTETVVSNNGNREYGLFQINNKIWCRDNENLQSRNICDISCDKFLDDDLTDDKMCAKKILDKEGIDYWLAHKPLCSEKLEQWQCEKW